A part of Candidatus Hinthialibacter antarcticus genomic DNA contains:
- a CDS encoding CTP synthase, with the protein MDEIRPPKSTRFIFVTGGVCSSLGKGVACASMGCLLEARGHTVALQKYDPYINVDPGTMSPYQHGEVYVTDDGAETDLDLGYYERFTSCTITRKSSISTGQIYDAVIKRERRGGYLGKTVQLIPHITDEIKRRIYDVADQQKPDFQICEIGGTVGDIEGYPFLEAIRQVEWELGRERVLFVHLTLVPVISVAGEVKTKPTQHSVNKLREIGIQPAILLCRTSVALNREMKDKIALFCNIPSHAVVSARDIQSTIYEIPIAYRDEGLDKLVVDYFKVGNGPPELREWKRIVSCIKNPRKGPVTIAVVGKYIRLQDAYRSIYDALIHGGVANNARVNILPVHAEEIEKKGAHELLKDADAILVPWGFGKRGTLGKVQTIEYARKNNVPFFGICLGMQCSVVEFGRNQLKMDNASSTEFEPDTDFPVISLMDEQRRVVDKGGTMRLGAYPCVLKKGTKARAAYGEDEISERHRHRWEFNNDFREAYEKAGFIISGSSPDGHLVEIVELKDHPWFVGCQFHPELKSRPRTPHPLFKAFIKAALKKQEA; encoded by the coding sequence GTGGACGAAATTCGTCCCCCAAAATCCACACGATTTATTTTTGTTACAGGGGGCGTCTGCTCTTCGCTCGGCAAGGGCGTGGCGTGCGCCTCGATGGGCTGCTTGCTTGAAGCGCGCGGTCACACCGTCGCGCTGCAGAAGTATGACCCATATATTAATGTTGATCCGGGCACCATGAGCCCCTACCAACACGGCGAGGTCTATGTCACCGACGACGGCGCCGAAACCGACCTCGACCTCGGTTATTACGAACGCTTCACCTCATGCACCATCACCCGTAAGTCAAGCATTTCTACTGGACAGATCTATGACGCCGTCATCAAACGCGAACGCCGCGGCGGCTATCTAGGCAAAACCGTCCAGCTAATTCCACACATTACCGATGAGATCAAACGCCGCATCTATGATGTAGCCGACCAACAAAAGCCCGACTTCCAAATCTGTGAAATCGGCGGCACCGTCGGCGACATCGAAGGCTACCCGTTTCTCGAAGCCATTCGACAGGTCGAGTGGGAACTCGGGCGCGAACGCGTCTTATTTGTCCACTTGACTCTCGTACCAGTCATTTCTGTGGCGGGCGAAGTCAAAACCAAGCCCACTCAACACAGCGTCAACAAGCTTCGCGAAATCGGCATCCAGCCCGCGATTTTGCTATGTCGTACGTCGGTTGCGCTCAACCGCGAGATGAAAGACAAGATCGCGCTGTTCTGCAATATCCCGTCTCATGCGGTGGTCAGCGCCCGCGATATCCAATCAACCATTTATGAAATCCCCATTGCTTACCGCGACGAGGGGCTTGATAAATTGGTCGTCGATTACTTTAAAGTCGGCAATGGGCCGCCCGAACTGCGCGAATGGAAGCGCATTGTTTCCTGCATCAAAAACCCGCGCAAAGGCCCGGTGACAATCGCCGTCGTTGGAAAATACATCCGGCTGCAAGACGCTTACCGCTCCATCTATGACGCACTCATCCACGGCGGCGTCGCCAATAACGCCCGGGTCAACATCCTGCCGGTTCATGCGGAAGAGATCGAGAAAAAAGGCGCGCATGAGCTCCTCAAGGACGCCGATGCGATTTTAGTCCCATGGGGATTCGGAAAACGCGGTACGCTGGGCAAAGTGCAAACCATTGAATACGCCCGCAAGAACAACGTCCCCTTCTTTGGCATCTGCCTGGGGATGCAATGCAGCGTGGTGGAGTTTGGCCGCAACCAACTGAAAATGGACAACGCTTCCAGCACGGAATTTGAACCGGACACCGATTTCCCTGTCATCAGTTTGATGGATGAACAACGCCGCGTTGTCGACAAAGGCGGCACCATGCGGCTGGGCGCTTACCCCTGCGTCCTGAAAAAAGGCACCAAAGCCCGCGCGGCCTATGGCGAAGATGAAATTTCAGAACGCCATCGCCACCGCTGGGAATTCAACAATGATTTCCGCGAAGCCTACGAAAAAGCGGGCTTCATCATTAGCGGTTCGTCGCCGGACGGACACCTGGTTGAAATCGTGGAGTTGAAAGACCACCCCTGGTTTGTCGGTTGCCAGTTCCACCCCGAGCTGAAATCACGTCCGCGAACGCCTCACCCATTATTTAAGGCGTTTATCAAAGCCGCGCTCAAAAAACAAGAAGCCTAA
- the speE gene encoding polyamine aminopropyltransferase, whose product MTEPTAYPSGTDLRLLLQNCQCGDDLMRKPGAASPLVRKAIQSVGFQDLTEANYAFDEGGYTLAIVLAESHLVIHTWPEFDNLVLVDISVCNYLRPNRERTLQLGEEVCRVFQPKQHLVEESSMAPRLQDKLIAGHGYYVEIDKLVDSRKSEFQSITVADTPVFGRSLVIDGVLQVSEADSAFYHEPLVHVPLLAHPNPQSVMICGGGDGVAAKDALLHPSVERCVIVDIDPEVVEVSRQTLQTLHQGALDDPRVEIRIQNAKEHLAHLDRKYDVILIDSTDPVGCGEALFTQDFYQNLSRCLADDGWLSLHVGSPYIIEAESARAAAKVYQAFHRADPYLQYVPSYASVMGFMLCQNRDERLPGPGAIQERIEERGLDKLELLTPETYAAMFAIPPKLRHVFPHVASRVFA is encoded by the coding sequence ATGACCGAACCCACTGCCTATCCCTCAGGCACAGACCTGCGTCTTCTTCTACAAAATTGCCAATGCGGCGACGATTTAATGCGAAAACCGGGCGCCGCATCGCCGCTGGTGCGAAAGGCCATTCAGTCGGTCGGCTTTCAGGATTTAACCGAAGCCAATTACGCCTTTGACGAAGGCGGCTATACCCTGGCGATTGTTCTCGCCGAGTCGCATCTCGTGATTCACACCTGGCCTGAATTTGACAATTTAGTTTTGGTCGATATCAGCGTTTGCAACTACCTGCGGCCCAACCGCGAACGCACGCTGCAATTGGGTGAAGAGGTCTGTCGGGTGTTTCAGCCCAAACAACATCTCGTCGAAGAAAGCAGCATGGCGCCGCGCCTGCAAGACAAACTCATCGCCGGCCACGGCTACTATGTCGAGATCGACAAACTGGTCGACTCGCGCAAGAGCGAATTTCAATCTATCACGGTGGCGGACACCCCGGTGTTTGGACGTTCTTTGGTGATCGACGGCGTGTTGCAGGTCAGCGAAGCCGACAGCGCGTTTTATCATGAGCCGCTAGTGCATGTACCGCTGCTGGCGCACCCCAACCCGCAATCCGTCATGATCTGCGGCGGGGGCGACGGCGTCGCCGCCAAAGATGCGCTGCTGCATCCTTCGGTCGAGCGCTGCGTGATTGTGGATATCGACCCCGAAGTGGTTGAGGTCTCGCGCCAGACGCTGCAAACGCTTCACCAGGGCGCGCTCGACGACCCGCGCGTGGAAATTCGCATTCAGAACGCCAAAGAACACCTCGCCCATCTTGATAGAAAATACGACGTGATCTTAATTGACAGCACTGATCCGGTCGGCTGCGGCGAGGCGTTATTTACCCAAGACTTTTACCAGAACCTGTCGCGCTGTCTGGCGGACGACGGCTGGCTGAGCCTGCATGTAGGTTCGCCTTATATTATAGAAGCAGAGTCGGCCCGCGCGGCGGCCAAAGTCTATCAGGCCTTCCATCGCGCCGACCCGTATTTGCAATACGTCCCCAGTTACGCATCGGTGATGGGTTTTATGCTGTGCCAGAACCGCGACGAGCGGCTGCCCGGCCCCGGCGCCATTCAAGAACGCATCGAAGAACGCGGCCTCGACAAACTCGAGCTGCTTACGCCGGAAACCTACGCCGCGATGTTTGCCATCCCGCCCAAATTGCGCCATGTGTTCCCTCATGTCGCGTCGCGGGTTTTCGCGTAA
- a CDS encoding TIGR03663 family protein, whose product MPDIHEERIAPISMRVALIVAAIALFGAFLRLYQLDYMAFHHDESIHAYYAHQLYQGNMTAYKYDPTYHGPFLYHYGALFFMLFGDSDIAARLPFVSFGLLMMYFVWRLRPWTGTYGALFSMALVAISPTMSYFSRFARNDIYIATAALGVLLFALEFLRDRKHSQLVWMTFWLALMYCIKENSYMTGFILGSFVTFYAVYYVLSAGSLLRKDALASIFVERSPFVKITALYALFSCGAFSLVYFVTRAFGAGAYPKNPNRSLDLSHMYNLRTAWSEYISEHAWVQPFWLFLFGGLTITLLLALAWTRSRFETVDSSEPLLSRIAKNNLGVLTAVLVALATYAFLFTTMGYNSNGMKAGVIDYLLYWMGQQDNPRIAGAPTYFLPRLFIYEISALLIGTIAYLTYTLRGFGLLGCVSFQFAMAAVVYTYSRVILYHGSSLITTLLVAAILLILAGLAFVGSFFFNPFKSNDQSSGTQDAPALAPDGVRTLFIYWTLTSVMIYAMLHEKVPWLLTHQAFPLLLLAGVFLGDVFSRLKPGVWRHAFLIVVVVLFAYQARTSILLNFYNPDSPRELMVYTQSDHNVKQLVDEMAHAAFLLGPDYRPTNTKARPKKPIAVIHDDPASWPYSWYLRNYNFLTISAQQMPPSNAEDVPFAILNPGIQDRMAAWTKGKYIKQQMPHRVWWPMGQKELPFEYYRNRNRPLDEAFDALWRYMLRREMWNENDPLLKPGSSDVVVYRRHPLKDPEVPPELPKGYDKQPRPLEVTAQVGRFGAGPGEFNEPRGVALSPDEKTLYVVDARNGRVQVFNAENDLTYVATYGEPGTGDGQFSTQGFSQYDHGPSGGIAVAPDGTIYITDTWRFEDKTEQIFGRIVRFTKDGDPLPSLTPPDGPFFFPRGLAVDSLGVLYVADTGANRIVRFAPDGTYLGVFLNNVVREPVGVKIAKDGTVYVCDVGGKRVVEVNANGQFIKDYTVYGWSPTSEVAMQWIEPYIDLDPAGNIYVTDSTANMVHAFLKTGNEVVLIGGTGSAPGNLNRPKGMLVDSRYQVYIADSKNNRVIRGIVR is encoded by the coding sequence ATGCCAGACATTCATGAAGAGCGCATTGCGCCAATCTCGATGCGCGTAGCCTTGATCGTCGCGGCGATTGCTTTGTTCGGCGCATTTTTACGCCTCTATCAACTCGATTACATGGCGTTTCACCATGACGAGTCGATCCACGCCTATTACGCCCATCAGCTCTATCAGGGCAACATGACCGCCTACAAATACGACCCCACCTATCACGGGCCGTTTTTATATCACTACGGCGCCCTGTTTTTCATGTTGTTCGGCGACAGCGACATCGCCGCCCGGCTGCCCTTTGTTTCGTTCGGCCTGCTGATGATGTACTTCGTCTGGCGGCTGCGGCCCTGGACCGGGACCTACGGCGCCTTGTTCTCGATGGCGCTGGTGGCAATCTCGCCGACCATGTCGTATTTCTCCCGCTTCGCCCGCAACGATATATATATAGCGACCGCCGCGCTGGGGGTATTGCTGTTCGCGTTGGAATTTCTACGCGACCGTAAACATTCACAGCTGGTTTGGATGACCTTCTGGCTGGCTTTAATGTATTGCATCAAAGAAAACTCGTACATGACGGGCTTCATTCTGGGCTCGTTTGTCACCTTTTACGCAGTCTATTACGTCCTCAGCGCGGGCAGTCTCTTACGAAAAGACGCGCTGGCCTCGATTTTTGTCGAGCGCTCTCCCTTTGTGAAAATTACCGCGCTGTATGCGCTATTCTCATGCGGCGCATTTAGTTTGGTCTATTTCGTCACCCGCGCGTTTGGCGCCGGGGCCTATCCCAAAAACCCCAACCGCTCGCTCGACTTGTCGCACATGTACAACCTGCGCACCGCCTGGAGCGAATATATCTCCGAACACGCTTGGGTGCAGCCGTTTTGGCTCTTCCTGTTCGGCGGATTGACGATCACGCTGCTATTGGCGTTGGCTTGGACGCGCAGCCGTTTCGAGACGGTGGATTCCTCAGAGCCTCTGCTTTCGCGCATCGCCAAAAACAACCTCGGCGTCTTGACGGCGGTGTTGGTTGCGCTGGCGACCTATGCGTTTCTGTTCACCACCATGGGGTATAACTCCAACGGGATGAAAGCCGGCGTGATTGACTACCTGCTCTACTGGATGGGGCAGCAGGACAACCCGCGCATCGCCGGAGCGCCGACCTATTTTCTGCCGCGCCTGTTTATTTATGAAATCTCCGCTCTCTTGATTGGAACCATCGCCTATTTGACCTACACCCTGCGCGGCTTCGGCCTGTTGGGTTGCGTGAGTTTTCAATTTGCGATGGCCGCCGTGGTGTATACCTACAGCCGCGTCATTCTCTATCACGGTTCCAGTTTAATCACCACGCTCCTGGTCGCGGCCATTTTGTTGATTCTGGCAGGCTTGGCGTTTGTCGGCTCGTTCTTCTTTAATCCATTCAAATCCAACGACCAAAGTTCGGGTACGCAAGACGCCCCCGCGCTCGCGCCGGACGGCGTACGTACCCTGTTTATCTATTGGACGCTGACCTCGGTGATGATCTACGCCATGCTGCACGAAAAGGTGCCTTGGCTGCTCACCCACCAGGCGTTTCCGTTGTTGCTGCTGGCGGGCGTCTTTTTGGGCGACGTGTTTTCGCGGCTGAAACCGGGCGTGTGGCGCCATGCGTTTCTTATCGTCGTGGTGGTGTTGTTCGCCTATCAAGCCCGAACCTCGATCCTGCTGAACTTTTATAACCCCGACAGCCCGCGCGAACTGATGGTCTATACCCAAAGCGACCATAACGTAAAACAACTGGTCGACGAAATGGCGCACGCCGCGTTCCTGCTGGGGCCTGACTACCGCCCGACCAATACCAAAGCGCGTCCCAAGAAACCCATTGCAGTGATTCACGACGACCCGGCATCGTGGCCCTATAGCTGGTACTTGCGCAACTACAATTTTCTCACCATCAGCGCACAACAGATGCCGCCCTCAAACGCTGAGGACGTTCCCTTCGCCATTCTAAACCCCGGCATCCAAGACCGCATGGCGGCTTGGACCAAAGGCAAATACATCAAACAACAAATGCCGCACCGCGTCTGGTGGCCGATGGGACAAAAGGAACTGCCCTTCGAATATTACCGCAACCGCAACCGTCCCTTAGACGAAGCCTTTGACGCGCTATGGCGCTATATGTTGCGCCGCGAAATGTGGAACGAAAACGACCCGTTGCTAAAGCCCGGTTCGTCGGACGTCGTCGTCTACCGCCGCCATCCATTGAAAGACCCCGAGGTCCCGCCCGAGCTGCCCAAGGGATACGACAAACAACCGCGTCCGCTCGAAGTGACCGCGCAGGTCGGCCGCTTTGGCGCAGGCCCCGGCGAGTTTAACGAACCGCGCGGCGTCGCTTTGTCTCCTGATGAGAAAACACTTTACGTTGTTGATGCGCGCAACGGGCGGGTGCAGGTGTTCAACGCCGAAAATGATTTGACCTATGTCGCGACCTATGGCGAGCCGGGAACCGGCGATGGACAGTTCAGCACACAGGGATTCTCTCAATATGACCACGGCCCCAGCGGCGGTATTGCCGTCGCCCCCGATGGAACCATCTACATCACCGACACCTGGCGATTCGAAGACAAAACAGAACAGATTTTCGGACGCATCGTGCGCTTTACCAAAGACGGCGATCCGCTCCCCAGCCTGACGCCGCCCGACGGGCCCTTCTTCTTCCCGCGTGGTTTGGCGGTCGATTCGCTGGGCGTACTCTATGTCGCCGACACTGGGGCGAACCGCATCGTCCGTTTTGCGCCAGACGGAACCTATCTAGGCGTATTTTTGAACAACGTCGTCCGCGAACCGGTCGGCGTGAAAATCGCAAAAGACGGAACCGTATATGTTTGCGACGTGGGGGGCAAACGCGTGGTTGAGGTCAACGCCAACGGGCAGTTCATCAAAGACTATACGGTATACGGCTGGTCGCCCACCAGCGAAGTCGCCATGCAATGGATCGAACCCTATATCGACCTCGATCCAGCAGGCAATATCTATGTCACCGACTCGACGGCCAATATGGTCCACGCCTTCTTGAAAACTGGAAACGAAGTGGTTTTAATTGGCGGGACCGGTTCCGCTCCTGGCAATTTGAATCGTCCCAAAGGGATGCTGGTTGATTCAAGATACCAGGTTTATATCGCCGACTCGAAAAACAACCGGGTAATAAGAGGCATTGTTCGTTAG
- a CDS encoding diguanylate cyclase: MITGVHEAPIDISSLKESQSLDKPRTLLALGLDESETESLQYLNELGYIIENGRKRKNLYEQILSQIPNVLILDIDALDKEAIELTKQLKENPLTYTMPIIIVLGSHDLLLEIAVLEAGAEDYVVKPFSPNVLAARIHTSMRRNIRLQVSNPLTGLPGALYIEEQVTRRLEDKIPTAMCYADLDNFKAFNDHYGYSRGDNLIRILATILHEAVSMHGRSGDFVAHIGGDDFVMVVNYACIDAVCKYVVLSFDALAPFQYEEKEMNDGHILAKNRQGEEMKLPLASVSVGVVSNERRDIVTYLEMTELAAEMKEFSKSVDKYDLNRKSLYRVDKRSR; the protein is encoded by the coding sequence ATGATAACTGGCGTTCATGAGGCTCCTATTGATATTTCATCATTGAAAGAGTCTCAATCACTCGACAAACCGCGAACATTACTTGCCTTGGGTTTAGATGAATCCGAGACGGAGTCGTTGCAGTATTTGAATGAACTTGGCTACATCATTGAGAATGGCCGTAAGCGAAAAAACCTCTACGAACAAATTCTTTCTCAGATTCCCAATGTGTTAATCCTGGATATAGATGCACTAGACAAAGAAGCGATTGAATTAACCAAACAACTCAAAGAAAACCCGCTCACCTATACTATGCCCATTATTATTGTATTGGGCAGCCACGATCTGTTGTTGGAAATTGCGGTGTTGGAGGCGGGCGCAGAAGATTATGTCGTCAAGCCGTTTTCGCCCAACGTGCTTGCGGCGCGCATCCACACCAGTATGCGCCGCAACATTCGCCTGCAAGTGTCAAATCCGCTGACCGGCTTGCCCGGCGCTCTTTATATTGAAGAACAAGTTACCCGCCGCCTGGAAGACAAAATCCCCACCGCGATGTGCTACGCCGACTTAGACAACTTCAAGGCGTTTAACGACCACTACGGCTACTCGCGCGGCGATAATCTCATCCGAATTTTGGCGACCATTCTACACGAAGCGGTCAGTATGCACGGACGCTCCGGCGACTTTGTCGCCCACATCGGCGGCGATGATTTTGTCATGGTCGTCAACTACGCCTGCATTGATGCGGTCTGCAAATACGTCGTCCTCAGTTTTGACGCCTTGGCGCCATTTCAATATGAAGAAAAAGAAATGAACGATGGTCATATTCTGGCCAAAAACCGCCAGGGAGAAGAGATGAAACTTCCATTGGCGTCGGTTTCAGTCGGGGTCGTCTCCAACGAACGCCGCGACATCGTAACCTACTTGGAAATGACCGAACTGGCGGCGGAAATGAAAGAATTTTCTAAATCCGTTGACAAGTATGATTTAAACCGCAAGAGCCTCTACCGGGTTGATAAACGCTCTCGTTAA
- a CDS encoding D-glycerate dehydrogenase has translation MPARVFVTRQIPQPALDRLTKAGIDFDVYPEDQVIPRDVLLESIKGRDGVLCILTDTIDAEVFDCADQAKIFANYAVGYNNIDLDEATKRGVAITNTPGVLTDATADLTWTLIFGAARRVAETDGYLREGKYTGWGPMLWLGQDVTERTLGIIGMGRIGQAVAQRAAAFRMKILYTDAADNKEFESSYPFEARRVGMDELLQSSDIVSVHVPLLESTHHLIGEAELKKMQPHSILINSARGPIVDEAALVKALKENWIFSAGLDVYEEEPKVHPELVKLPNSLLLPHLGSATIETRTRMGEIAVDNLIAFFEGKKPPTLVNESVWTK, from the coding sequence ATGCCAGCACGTGTATTCGTCACTCGCCAGATTCCCCAACCTGCGCTCGACCGCCTCACCAAAGCGGGCATTGATTTTGACGTGTATCCTGAAGACCAGGTGATCCCGCGCGACGTCTTGCTTGAATCCATCAAAGGCCGTGACGGCGTTTTGTGCATATTGACCGATACCATCGACGCCGAAGTGTTTGACTGCGCCGACCAGGCTAAAATTTTTGCCAACTACGCGGTTGGTTATAACAATATTGACCTCGATGAAGCCACCAAACGCGGCGTCGCCATCACCAACACCCCGGGCGTTTTGACCGACGCCACCGCCGATCTGACCTGGACCCTCATCTTTGGCGCAGCGCGTCGCGTCGCCGAAACCGACGGGTATTTGCGCGAAGGCAAATATACCGGCTGGGGGCCAATGTTATGGCTGGGACAAGACGTCACCGAGCGCACCCTGGGCATCATCGGCATGGGACGCATCGGGCAGGCCGTCGCCCAACGCGCCGCTGCGTTCCGCATGAAAATTTTATACACCGACGCCGCCGACAATAAAGAATTTGAATCCAGTTATCCCTTCGAAGCGCGTCGCGTCGGGATGGACGAACTGCTTCAATCCAGCGATATCGTCAGCGTCCACGTACCCCTCTTGGAATCAACTCATCATTTGATCGGCGAGGCCGAACTCAAAAAAATGCAGCCCCATTCGATTTTAATCAACTCCGCGCGCGGCCCCATTGTCGACGAAGCCGCCCTAGTCAAAGCGCTCAAAGAAAATTGGATATTCTCAGCCGGGCTGGATGTCTACGAAGAAGAACCCAAGGTGCATCCCGAATTGGTCAAGCTGCCCAATTCGCTGCTGTTGCCTCACCTGGGCAGCGCAACCATTGAAACCCGCACCCGCATGGGAGAAATCGCCGTCGATAACCTGATCGCGTTCTTTGAAGGCAAAAAGCCGCCGACGTTAGTCAATGAATCCGTTTGGACAAAATAG
- a CDS encoding tetratricopeptide repeat protein — MDLMQKGKQHAQAGRFEEALDAFLLALENDKENPDLHFYLGLSFSSLEQFEYAKHHYETALMLDPNHQKTKLVFDSVQNVDAKTPPERKMLLKAVAKTRKEQEGGQTEDNAKPQSVEPDNASYDEPSTDEPRIKLTDDKWEQAFPAGNLKPRRKSPTQSSVWMRLVWTLIGIAAVGAAVYYALNYFYPPIVQSVIQ, encoded by the coding sequence ATGGATTTAATGCAAAAAGGAAAACAACACGCCCAGGCCGGGCGCTTCGAAGAAGCGTTAGACGCTTTTTTATTGGCGCTGGAAAATGACAAAGAAAATCCCGACCTGCACTTTTACCTAGGCTTGAGTTTCAGTTCGCTTGAGCAATTTGAATACGCCAAACATCATTATGAAACAGCCTTGATGTTGGACCCCAATCACCAAAAGACCAAATTGGTGTTTGACAGCGTCCAGAACGTTGACGCCAAAACCCCGCCAGAACGCAAAATGCTTCTCAAAGCCGTCGCCAAAACCCGCAAAGAACAAGAAGGCGGCCAAACTGAAGACAACGCAAAGCCGCAATCCGTAGAACCAGACAACGCTTCTTACGATGAACCCTCTACGGATGAACCCCGCATCAAACTGACGGACGACAAGTGGGAGCAGGCCTTTCCCGCAGGCAATTTAAAACCCCGCAGAAAGTCGCCAACTCAGTCATCCGTATGGATGCGCCTTGTCTGGACCCTCATTGGAATCGCGGCGGTCGGCGCGGCGGTCTACTACGCTCTCAACTATTTTTATCCCCCCATAGTCCAGTCTGTAATCCAGTAG
- a CDS encoding GntR family transcriptional regulator → MKNFDSLRVPKYVRLMIHLKDQIDKGVLKPGDPLATREKLMKEHEISLSTVTRAVSELERQGWLISRQGSGTFVAKRNPQEPSDSDEPLLVGLLAPNNCRFSQEAVAELIHDGSQQNIQFLAMFCSGDQEDELNQGRLLMEKGAQALVWSPIQPKRHVSVASLFGKNELPVILCEKTTDQIVSPWYCVRSDYFGGMNKALEHLFSLGHRRIAYFGPKNSESDFGPVPERWNAYKDAMKQHNCWDPDTLTFHPTVLRDWTQNRSRIEAIFRSDNAPTAVIGFNDLIALETLNVLRTLNLPNINDLALMGHSDSTTGQYCQPRLSTVATSLAEYVDAILRILKAEFAGEAKTDAVQREYIIPQRLILRESTLSRQNNHLKPQEA, encoded by the coding sequence GTGAAAAACTTTGACTCTCTGCGCGTTCCAAAATACGTGCGTTTAATGATCCATCTAAAAGACCAAATTGATAAAGGCGTTCTCAAACCGGGCGACCCGCTCGCCACCCGCGAAAAACTGATGAAAGAACACGAAATCAGTTTAAGCACCGTCACCCGCGCGGTTTCTGAACTCGAACGCCAAGGCTGGCTGATCTCGCGCCAAGGCAGCGGCACCTTTGTCGCCAAACGAAATCCCCAAGAGCCAAGCGACTCGGATGAACCGCTCTTAGTGGGTTTGCTGGCGCCCAACAACTGCCGCTTCTCACAAGAAGCCGTGGCCGAACTGATCCATGACGGGTCTCAACAAAACATTCAGTTTCTGGCCATGTTTTGCTCCGGCGACCAGGAAGACGAACTCAACCAAGGCCGCCTCTTAATGGAAAAAGGCGCACAAGCGCTGGTTTGGAGCCCCATCCAACCCAAGCGCCATGTCAGCGTCGCGTCCTTATTCGGCAAGAACGAACTGCCCGTCATTTTGTGTGAAAAAACCACCGACCAAATTGTGTCGCCATGGTATTGCGTTCGCAGCGACTATTTCGGCGGGATGAATAAAGCGCTCGAACATTTGTTCAGCCTGGGGCATCGCCGCATCGCCTATTTTGGCCCGAAGAACAGCGAAAGCGATTTCGGCCCGGTTCCCGAACGCTGGAACGCCTATAAAGACGCCATGAAACAACACAACTGTTGGGACCCGGATACATTGACCTTCCACCCGACGGTGTTGCGCGACTGGACGCAAAACCGCAGCCGCATCGAAGCCATTTTCCGCAGCGACAATGCGCCCACCGCCGTGATTGGCTTTAATGACCTGATTGCACTCGAAACCCTCAACGTATTACGCACGCTCAATCTGCCCAACATTAACGACCTCGCCCTCATGGGGCACAGCGATTCAACAACCGGGCAGTATTGCCAACCGCGACTGAGCACCGTTGCAACGTCGCTCGCGGAATACGTCGACGCCATTCTGCGGATTTTAAAAGCGGAGTTTGCCGGTGAAGCGAAAACAGATGCGGTACAGCGGGAGTACATCATCCCCCAGCGCTTAATCCTGCGGGAATCGACCCTCTCCCGCCAAAATAATCACTTGAAACCGCAGGAAGCCTAA